The following nucleotide sequence is from Longimicrobiaceae bacterium.
CAGGATCACGCCCGCCAGCGTCAAGTTCAGGAAGCCGGGGACGAGGCCGTGCAGCTCCGTCATCCCCCGCAGCATGCTGGGCATCACCCGCAGCCCCGAGTCCCACGCGACGGCGCCGGGCGCGTCCGGCTTGCCCATGAAGTGGACGATCGCGTACACGGCGCTGCTGGCCGCCATCGCCGCCTTCCACCCGACCGACCGCCGCAGCCCGCCGAAGATGGCGCCGCGGAACAGCAGCTCCTCGACCACGCACACGATCAGCGCCGTGAGCAGCGCGCCCGCCAGGCGGCTCGCGAGCCGTCCCGGCGGATGCGACTGGACCTCGCGCGCCCCCGCGGCGACCGCGACGGTGCAGACGACGGCCAGCGACACCAGCCCCAGCGCGAACCCCGCGGCGAAGCGCCGCCAGCGGGGATGGCGCGGGTCCAACCCCACGTCGCTCCAGCGGCGGATGCCGGACGCGCGCACGAACCACGGCAGGCCCAGCACGGCCACGATCAGGATGCCGCGGTTCACGTAGCGCGAGAACGGCATCTTCGCGATTCCCGCCAGCGCGGGAGTCTCGCGCGCCAGCCACTGCACCGCGTGGTACAGCCACGGCGCCAGCAGCGCCCCGCCCGCGAACACGGCCAGCAGGTACAGCAGCAGCGCGCGCAACGGGCGGCGGTCCGCGGAGACGTTCTCGGGCATGGGGATGCGGTGGATGTGCGGCATTGGATGCGTCCGTCGCCCAGTTGCCGGCTGGGGCTGCTGCCGGCGCGGCGCGGATGCGAATCTACCCGCCTGATCTGAGCTCCGCCAACCGGCGCCCCCGCGTCCGCCGGGGCGCGGTGATAGTAGCGCGGGGCGATGCGATGCCGCGTACGAATCCCGGCGATACGCCGCGGGGCCGCACGTTTCCCTTGCCCCGGTTCTCGCGGCGGGCCTATTGTTCTGCCACTCCCTACATCTGCGGGCCCACGCACACCGGCGAGAGAGATGGCGGGAGAGTCGAGCGCGCTGCGGCAGCCGGCGCCGGGAGTGTGGCGCATCACCACGCCGATGCCGGGGCGCCCCAGCGAGGTCCACGCCTACCTGGTGCGCCTGGACGGCGACCGGTGGATGCTGGTGGACGGCGGCCTGGGCACCGAGCCCGCGTGGGACGTGCTGGACGCGGGAGTGCGGAAGG
It contains:
- a CDS encoding CPBP family intramembrane glutamic endopeptidase; protein product: MPHIHRIPMPENVSADRRPLRALLLYLLAVFAGGALLAPWLYHAVQWLARETPALAGIAKMPFSRYVNRGILIVAVLGLPWFVRASGIRRWSDVGLDPRHPRWRRFAAGFALGLVSLAVVCTVAVAAGAREVQSHPPGRLASRLAGALLTALIVCVVEELLFRGAIFGGLRRSVGWKAAMAASSAVYAIVHFMGKPDAPGAVAWDSGLRVMPSMLRGMTELHGLVPGFLNLTLAGVILALAYHATGDLFTSMGIHAGWIFWLKFYGYLTRGVPGANEWVWGTSKLIDGWFAFAALVVVLTAVAVLLRRASPESTLVG
- a CDS encoding MBL fold metallo-hydrolase, which gives rise to MAGESSALRQPAPGVWRITTPMPGRPSEVHAYLVRLDGDRWMLVDGGLGTEPAWDVLDAGVRKAAGAWERVRVHVVTHMHMDHVGLAARTREASGAR